From a region of the Mycobacterium intracellulare ATCC 13950 genome:
- the egtA gene encoding ergothioneine biosynthesis glutamate--cysteine ligase EgtA — protein sequence MTFAPITAAAPRSTGADPAPELKIAELTDSTAVAQYIADGCLVDAPLGRVGLELEAHCHDPAAPHRRPGWDEIAAVLDGLPALPGGSRITVEPGGAVELSGPPADGVLPAIEAMRRDQAVLQPAFAEAGLGLVFLGADPLRPPQRINPGARYRAMERFFATSRSGEAGAAMMTSTASIQVNVDAGPREGWAARVRLAHALGPTMIAITANSPMLGGDFTGWVSSRQRVWGQMDSARCGPILGASGDDPGTDWGRYALKAPVMLVHTPGAEAVTQWVPFADWVDGRVLLGDRRPSIADLEYHLTTLFPPVRPRQWLEIRYLDSVPDALWPAVVFTLVALLDDPTAADAAAEAVAPVATAWDIAARLGLRDRRLYAAANACVAIAAERAPAEVGDAMQRLVDLVEQGRCPGDDFADRVIEHGVTAEVSRAARGGL from the coding sequence ATGACGTTCGCCCCGATCACTGCGGCGGCTCCGCGGTCGACCGGCGCCGACCCCGCCCCGGAGCTGAAAATCGCCGAGCTCACCGACTCCACGGCCGTCGCGCAATACATCGCCGACGGCTGCCTGGTGGACGCCCCGCTGGGACGGGTGGGTCTGGAACTCGAGGCCCACTGCCACGACCCGGCCGCCCCGCACCGCAGACCCGGCTGGGACGAAATCGCCGCGGTGCTCGACGGGCTCCCCGCCCTGCCGGGCGGCAGCAGGATCACCGTGGAACCCGGTGGCGCGGTCGAACTCTCCGGGCCGCCGGCCGACGGCGTCCTGCCCGCGATCGAGGCCATGCGACGGGACCAGGCCGTGCTCCAGCCGGCGTTTGCCGAGGCCGGCCTGGGCCTGGTCTTCCTCGGCGCCGACCCGCTGCGACCCCCCCAGCGCATCAACCCCGGCGCCCGCTACCGCGCCATGGAAAGGTTCTTCGCCACCAGCCGCTCCGGGGAAGCGGGCGCGGCGATGATGACGTCCACCGCATCGATCCAGGTCAACGTCGACGCCGGGCCGCGCGAGGGCTGGGCGGCTCGGGTTCGGCTGGCGCATGCCTTGGGGCCCACCATGATTGCGATCACGGCCAACTCGCCGATGCTGGGCGGCGACTTCACCGGCTGGGTCTCCAGCCGGCAACGGGTGTGGGGGCAGATGGATTCCGCGCGCTGCGGACCCATCCTGGGCGCCAGCGGCGATGACCCGGGCACCGACTGGGGGCGCTACGCGCTCAAGGCCCCGGTGATGCTGGTGCACACGCCGGGCGCCGAGGCGGTCACGCAGTGGGTGCCCTTTGCCGACTGGGTCGACGGCCGGGTGTTGCTCGGTGATCGCCGCCCCAGCATCGCCGATCTCGAATACCACCTGACGACCTTGTTCCCGCCGGTCCGCCCCCGGCAGTGGCTGGAAATCCGCTACCTGGACAGCGTCCCGGACGCGTTGTGGCCCGCGGTGGTGTTCACCCTGGTGGCGCTGCTCGATGACCCGACCGCGGCCGACGCCGCGGCCGAGGCCGTCGCACCGGTGGCCACCGCCTGGGACATCGCGGCCCGGCTCGGGCTGCGTGACCGGCGGCTCTACGCGGCCGCCAACGCGTGCGTGGCCATCGCGGCCGAAAGGGCTCCGGCCGAAGTCGGCGACGCGATGCAGCGGCTGGTCGACCTCGTCGAACAGGGCCGGTGTCCCGGCGACGATTTCGCCGACCGGGTGATCGAACACGGCGTCACCGCCGAGGTGTCGCGGGCGGCGCGAGGGGGACTGTGA